CGCGTGATCGCCGAGGCGATGGTCGAGGACCTCGTCGCCGCGGCCGAGCGCCTCCGGACCGCGCCCGCCGCATCGCCGCGGCCGGGCATCCCGATGCCCGCCGACTGACTCCGGGTTTCGCACCACCGCACGGCCAGTCATCATTTGCTCCCAGGAGGTCAGCTGATGGCGCGGTACGCAGCATGGGCACTGACGGCGCTCCTCGTGGCTGCGCTCGCCGTCCCCTTCACGGGGGCGTCGGCGCAGCAGCCCGTGACGCTCCGGGTCGCGATCCAAGCGGATCCGACCACGCTCGACCCCGCGCTCACCGACGATCCGACGGGGACCGCGCTCCTCCAGGACGTGTACTCGCCGCTTATGGATCTCGACAGCAGCGGCCGGCTGAAGCTGCTGGCGGCGAAGTCCTGGACCGTCTCTCCCGACGGGAAGACCTTTCACTTCGCGCTGCGCGACGGGCTCAAATTCCAGACCGGCAAGCCGGTGACCGCGGCGGACGTGAAGTACACGCTCGACCGCCTCGCCGACCCGAAGGTCGACTCGCCAAACGCGGACCTGCTGCTCACCCCGATCACCGGGTACGCGGAGGAGCAGGCCAAAAAGGCGTCCGGTCTGAGCGGCGTCAAGGTCGTCGATTCGTCGCACGTCGACATCGTGGTCGACCCGACGCAGGGCGACATACTGGTCCGCCTCGCGCACGTCGCGACCGGCATCGTCTCGCGCGAGTCCGTGGAGCAGGGCGGCGAGAACTGGGGCAGCACCCACGCGAACGGCACCGGGCCCTACACGATCGCGCAGTGGTCGCTGCGCAACCAGATCGTGCTGGCTTCGAACCCCGGCTACTTCGAGGGCGCGCCGAAGATCCAGCGGATCGTGCTGCAGATCGTCCCCGATCCGACGACCGACGTGGCGAAGTATGAGGCCGGCGAGCTGGACATCACACAGGTCCCCGGGACCGACTACAGCCGGCTCAAGCGCGACGCGGCCCTCAGCCGTGAAGTCGTGGAGTACAATCGCGCCGCGACGGTGTTCATGGCGC
The nucleotide sequence above comes from bacterium. Encoded proteins:
- a CDS encoding ABC transporter substrate-binding protein translates to MARYAAWALTALLVAALAVPFTGASAQQPVTLRVAIQADPTTLDPALTDDPTGTALLQDVYSPLMDLDSSGRLKLLAAKSWTVSPDGKTFHFALRDGLKFQTGKPVTAADVKYTLDRLADPKVDSPNADLLLTPITGYAEEQAKKASGLSGVKVVDSSHVDIVVDPTQGDILVRLAHVATGIVSRESVEQGGENWGSTHANGTGPYTIAQWSLRNQIVLASNPGYFEGAPKIQRIVLQIVPDPTTDVAKYEAGELDITQVPGTDYSRLKRDAALSREVVEYNRAATVFMALNQFAYPPFKDVRVRRAIAYAINRPVLVKAIFAGLFTPATGILPPQVPGYHALTPIPYDPAKARATLAEAGYPQGRGLPPLVLGPNPRGYGPSQAAQAVAAMIHQTLGIETRVQLLDIAKWRSDLKSKTAFSAVTGWTADIADPNDYLYALFVSNGPFIHFSGYHSPAYDKMVAAANRQPTREGMLKKMGTVEKYLIVDDAGVVPIYYVREAVLIKPYVRNTTFTAYGLGFIEHLNTASIVK